AGATTTTATGCAGGATACCCGATCACACCGTCCACAGAGATAATGGAATACCTCTCAACCAGGATGGATGAAGTAGGCGGAGTATTTCTACAGGCGGAGAGCGAACAGGCATCCATGAACATTTTGACCGGCGCTTCAGCATCGGGAGTCAGATGCTTTACTGCATCGTCAAGTGTTGGAATGACATTAAAGCAGGAAGCCATCTCTCATATGGCGGATTCAGACTTGCCATTCTTGGCTATAAATGTTGTAAGATACGGAAACGGACTAGGAAATCTTCAGACAGGTCAATCCGACTATAATAGAGACACAAGAGGCGGTGGAAGCGGAGACTATAGAAACTTTGTGTTGTCGCCTTACAGCCTTCAGGAATCGGTTGATCTCATCTCCCACGCATTTGACCTTGGAGACAAATACGGAATGGGAGCCATTCTCCATACGGAAGCTTCCCTTGGACAAATGATGGAGCCGTGCAGCTTCCCTGAAATGAAAACAGTTGAGAGAAGGCTCGGAGCCATAGACGGCACCTACAGCCAAGAAAGAATATCCCCGCTGTTTAGGGACAGGATGGCGGAAGCAGTAGAGATGAAGGAAAGATATAACCGAGCAAAAGAAAATGAGCAAATGTGGAAAGACGAGTATCTTGAAGATGCCGACTATGTACTAGTCGCCTATGGACTAGCCGGAAGATCGGTAATGGGAGCAGTCGAGCAGCTTCGCGCAGAGGGTCATAAAGTTGGATTCATCAGACCGATAACCCTGTGGCCTTTCCCGGAAAAAGCCTTTGCAAAGGTCAATCCTGCCGTTAAAGGATA
The window above is part of the Peptostreptococcaceae bacterium genome. Proteins encoded here:
- a CDS encoding 3-methyl-2-oxobutanoate dehydrogenase subunit beta, with the protein product MEDMIKGNHVFAEAALRAGARFYAGYPITPSTEIMEYLSTRMDEVGGVFLQAESEQASMNILTGASASGVRCFTASSSVGMTLKQEAISHMADSDLPFLAINVVRYGNGLGNLQTGQSDYNRDTRGGGSGDYRNFVLSPYSLQESVDLISHAFDLGDKYGMGAILHTEASLGQMMEPCSFPEMKTVERRLGAIDGTYSQERISPLFRDRMAEAVEMKERYNRAKENEQMWKDEYLEDADYVLVAYGLAGRSVMGAVEQLRAEGHKVGFIRPITLWPFPEKAFAKVNPAVKGYISIEENATGQMVDDIALTLKKTEQRSKPVYCYTYASCIPTMKRIKADFIKVTNGEIKEVY